AATTGGAAAATTCACGGCTAACTTCTTCAACTGCAGCGTCTCAACCAACACAGAATCAATTCACCGGCTCCaccatctcttcttcatctcggcAACATCTCCTTAAAACCAACGAAACATACCTCATCTTATTCTCCATGTTGCTGTTGCCAAACGCCTTAATTCGACCACCATTAATTCAATCAATTTCATCCATGAAACCAGCATCATTCATATCGAACCCCAAACTCCATTCACTGAGAAATCACCAATTCAGTCAACCCATCTATGCAAACATGCATCTGCACTTCCACTTATTTGCTGTCGAACTGAATTTCATCACCACTCCCTGAATTTCATCACCATCGTTCATCACCAACTATCGTCCACAGCAAACTCCTTACAAATTGAAGTCGAAGTAACACATACTGAGATTAAATGGAAGAATTAAAACATGAGATAAAGTTAAAAAATTTAGCAAACCCTAGAATTTGGGTTTCCTAACCAagttttcatctttcttcttatcCTTCGTACCGCTAATCTTCTAACCAAAGAATTGTTGTCGTTGTTACTGAAAGAGAAACCATCTCTCAATCTGTCTCCCCTATCCCATAAGGAAAAAGTTAAAGTTGGTTCTCCCTTGCTGGAATCAGTTGATTTTCTAGGGTTTATTAGGATCAAAGATTTCTGTACAATCGTTTTTTAAATTCTTAAGAATCAATAGAGAAGAAACTCacagcagagaagaagaagagaaggaattgaagaagaaagttTGCTGCTTGTGAAGAAACACAATTTTATAAACTATGGATGTGACTGAAATTTTATCccaaaaaatgggtgcgcgcctgaacttttctgGGCGTAGGTTTCTCAATGAaaaaatctgggagaatgggtctcactGTAGTTTTCACAAATCTATATCAGACAAAACATCCCCATTACCATTGGATTGGCACGTCCCTAATCCAATTAATGCCCCCCATTAGCATCCTTTTTTGCTTTCTCAGTAAAAACTAATTTTGACTCTTTTGAGTTGGTGAATAAACATTAACAACCCTCTCGGTCATTTGACCAAAAGTCAAAGCTTAATAGAGAAATAACTTGAGAATGCCATACTTAACCATACCAGTTTACAAAAAACAAAACGCCATTGAAGGGTATTTATGTAACTTTGAATTTAAGCTAATCAGAGACACTTCAAGTTAATTCTCAGCTCCAACTTCCAACTCAAAATGACAATAAATGGTGTTCTGATTCTGAATCCCTTTAAAGCCCCCCCAACTATTCCAATCCCACTCCAAATTAACAAATCTCAATACCATTAAATTTCTACACCCatggcttcttcttcatcatcatcagtctTTCTCTTGTCTCTTGTCATTCTGTTCTGTGCTTCTATTCAATCATCATCAGCTCAAATTACTGTCTTATCATCACTATCAGGTATTAAGGAATTGGAATTTGCTAGTCATTCTGCAGATGCTAATAAAGTTACTTTGGCACTTCACTATGAAACTTTGTGTCCATACTGTTCAAATTTCATGGTGAATTACTTACCACAAATCTTCAACAATGGACTCATTGATATCATCGATCTTCAACTCATTCCTTATGGTAATGCCAAAATTACTTCTGACAAAGTCATCACCTGCCAGGTATATATCTCTCTACGCTTCTTTTACTTGAAGGAATTTCCATTTTTTTGATGATTGTTAGTCTAAATTTAACAGATAAGAATAAAAATTCTGATCTGAATTGTTGGTATATGTTGAAATGATATAAAAATGCTCGATTTTTAGGGAAAAGTAAgatttttggttggaattcatgttGTCTGAATGATTTATTGCAGCATGGACCAACTGAGTGTGAATTGAACACAGTGGAAGCATGTGCACTACAAGTCTGGCCTGCTCAGGTAAACACAATAGTTCTGTCTGTTTTTTTATCTGAGGGAGTTGCACGTTTGAAGTTAGGTGATTGAAGAACATGCAAATTCACAATAGTTTGAATTTGTCATGCAGGATAAGCATTTCAATTTCATCAATTGTGTGGAGACGTTTGTTTACAACGGCCAGCAATCTCAATGGAAATCTTGTTACTCGAAATTGGGCTACAAAGAGGAACCTATTAATGAATGCTACAATAGTGGATTGGGACAACATGTATAAACTGTTATTGACTTGTGTTTCATTGTTTAATTTATGCCGGTATGTTGCTTAATTAAGCTTTTTGTTTTGCTGGATTCGCCGTGATATGTCCAAAGAACAACATTAGATCTCTATTTTAGTATTTTATACTTTTGATGTGGTTAAAGATGTTTGGCACATGAGGACCCAAGTTGCTTTCCTGTATGATTTAAGTGAATTACATGTGCACTAGTACTGTTGTTGATCATTAAGCAAGATGGCTCAGTGGAAAATGAAATGAGTGAACTTGGCTGATGATTGTTGCCATGCTGGAAACTGGAAATAGAAACAGTGCACATGAGTTTTTAGGATATGGGCTGTAGAACTTTGTTGTTTGCAGAATGCCGTAATTGATAGTTTAGTCTGTATCATCTAAAAGCTGTTGTCTTTCTACAGATTTCTGCAGTAAACCAAAATTTTGTTCCTAACCAGCACACTGAGATGTGTGATTTTGTTCTTTCAGTCATGAGCATCCAATTTTGGCTTGCTATTTGCGAACTAGTATATCTAAATTTTTGCAAAGCTAATTTGACATTTTGCATATTTTTGTTGCACAGCTTGAGTTAGGATATGCAAAGGCAACAGGTGCTCTTAACCCCCCTCATAAATATGTTCCGTGGGTGACAGTAAATGATGAACCACTTTATGATGTAAGTTCGTTCATACCTCGTTCTCGTTCTCTTCCTGTACGTATGAAGATAAAACTGATCGAGGAATTTCTTTAAAATTGATATTATCTCTCTTTGTAGGACTATCGCAACTTCCAAACATACGTCTGCAATGCCTATCAGGGCACCAAGCCCGCTGCTTGTCAAGCACAGCAAATGGAGATCACCTCTAAAACAAAATCTGACCAAATGCTTGAAGTTACCTTCATGGACAAAACAATTCCAACAACCAATATTAGGTCTCCAATGACTAAAGCAAGGCGCCAAATGAAGTTCTGAGTAAAACATCCAAATGGTCCCAACATTACGTATAATGACAGCTACGTATAAGATAATCaatacttcatggaatcatgccAGTCTTCCTGTTATGTTTActagtatttggagctctagatATCATCTTGTACTGTACATAGTGGCATCTTATTCTAAATAATCGCAGTGTTAAAGAAATGTTGGTACTCTAATACAAGTGGCTTTTGCTTTAATTTGGTGAACATTGATTTACTAGCAGTAGAAATTGATGGTAGCTGTCATTATCCGTTTGATGTTGCATTAGTTGTCAGGTATTAAAAGTTTTAAGGATCGAGTAATGTTGGTAGAAACTTGTTGATTGTTCAACAAGCCCGTCTAGTTCAGTTGGTAGAGCGCAAGGCTCTTGACCTTGTGGTCGTGGATGGGTTCGAACCCCACGGTGGGTGCTTAAATGAGATTTTTTTAGAATGagttttttagggaccatgattttattaggccaccctttcgatagttataaggggtgtcctaaagcgttgaaatgactaacctacccttaacctaatttaatttaaaaccaacctaataaccacctatatatataaccaccaccgccgattaccaccaccacctctatatatatagcttaatttaaaacattaacaaagatattctcacaaacccattacttgtcattcgtttttggttgaataaatgagaaataatcatcaaaatgagttgaaaatggaagttggagagaggtttaatggagtttttttcaaGAGAAAAGTTCGGCTACCTCGAaaaacgttcggtttcgtcgcaaaattttcggttatcacgaattatttttttcttaaccgaactcagagtttggTTGATTcggaaaaaatacttttaaccgaactccttgtattagaacaacacaagtgcataagttcggttccttcgcaaaataaggatatcaccgaactttagtttacgaaaataatgagaaatccaaaagttcggttcgttcgcaaaaatgttaagttttctttgtaacctaactctacctttgaaacttcgtaaccgaactctacctaattcgccaagaaataaatttcgtagtgaCCAaacgttttcctaattgcatatatgcatatataagcccagtttggttgattcgcaaaatatgttgaagtttgcgaaccaaccgaatttctagtactaggttacttttaacctgcagttcggttgggaacttggttgcgttgaagtttgcgaactaaccgaacatacctctgtaaatcttattactaaagttcggctacctgcgtgtttgaagaaagaaaccgaactctgtgttcggttatatgttcttgacatttattaaccgaactccgtgttcggttacctgttcttcacacttggtaaccgaactacctgaacctagcaggaattttttataaaaatttacagtgttatgaatatttggaccaattcaaccaccattatctaagtttgaagcatacttgggtacccaaatactcttcctccgattgtggttggtaaaatccatcattttcatcttgagattgagtttttggaagaatacattcaccatctaagaaataactcatatctagatcattgtgaagattaaaaaatactctaggagaggatggagatgaagaatcagatgagctatcatcacttgaataaTAAAAGAGTAATAAAAGTTGAGCTATGTCTAGCATCAACATTACTTGAAGCACATTTCATCAACAGTATCCATGATATCCTTCATGATGAATGTCCAACactttgagaaaaataataatagagcatccatctggaccaggtgcTTTATCGAGAACAAGTTCTTTAATAACATTAAGAACCTCTTCCTCTTTGAAATCTTTATAAAATATTGCTGACTCCACACTAATGATCTTGTCAAACTCAATATCTTCAAGTTTGGACTTATAATTTCTTCTTCAGTAAACAATTTCTTATAGCAGTCAACTATGTGCTCTGGCAATTTTGATCTATCTGACACCAGCTCAGCATCAATGTAAAGTTGTTTGATTATGTTTATTATTCTCCTAGCAGATGCATGctctatatatataatttttttttatctcccaCTTAAAACCATTGAATATTAGATTTGATTCTCCAAAAGATCTCATATAGCCGTGAAACATTTTGAAATTCAGTTTTCTACTTTATCTTCTCTTTTATAATGTCTTCGATGAGAATATTATCCACTTCCAAATCATCAGTAGCTTGAATTTTAgataaaatcaatttcaatccaGTGTAGGTGTGGCCAAAACCTCCTTGTTCCATATCTTGAGCTTCTCTGATTGCTTTCGGCTTAAGTCAAAGAATACTACTAGGTGTACCTGAAAAGCAAAACCGCCGTTAGGTTTGAAATTCTTTTGTGATTAAAAAACATAATTTGATAACCAGTACTATTAAGGGCCACTAACGAGATAAAATGACAATTGATGTCCTAGGAGGTAAAAATACTTGAGATTAAGACGCTCTTACATGAATACTTTAAGTTTACAATCAAATTCAATCAAACAAATGAAGTTTCCGATCATTACACTATCCATACTAATCCCAACTCCACATATGATATTTAGACGAAATAGTGTTACGATGAACAATAATTTTTTCGTGCCCATCTTATTCGGAGATACTTATAAGACTAATTATTGTATTTCATTTTCTGTTCAATTAGTTTCATTTTAATATAATATGTAGACACACACATTAAAAAACATGGATGGTAATAGGTTACCAGTTTATTAGAAGGTTACCAAATCACATATATAAGACACACAGAAAAAACATTATATATGAAATTCGGTACTCTCCACACTGAAACCCTCGTTAACAACGTTGATCGAAGAGTACGACATATCGGGAACTGACAATATGTTCCTTTTAAACCCAATTTGAACCCTAAATGTATCATTATTTATTGATCTCAA
This DNA window, taken from Papaver somniferum cultivar HN1 chromosome 3, ASM357369v1, whole genome shotgun sequence, encodes the following:
- the LOC113360978 gene encoding gamma-interferon-responsive lysosomal thiol protein-like, with the translated sequence MASSSSSSVFLLSLVILFCASIQSSSAQITVLSSLSGIKELEFASHSADANKVTLALHYETLCPYCSNFMVNYLPQIFNNGLIDIIDLQLIPYGNAKITSDKVITCQHGPTECELNTVEACALQVWPAQDKHFNFINCVETFVYNGQQSQWKSCYSKLGYKEEPINECYNSGLGQHLELGYAKATGALNPPHKYVPWVTVNDEPLYDDYRNFQTYVCNAYQGTKPAACQAQQMEITSKTKSDQMLEVTFMDKTIPTTNIRSPMTKARRQMKF